One window of the Salvia splendens isolate huo1 chromosome 1, SspV2, whole genome shotgun sequence genome contains the following:
- the LOC121799154 gene encoding zinc finger protein JACKDAW-like: MMSGAPNSQTNPNSKPPSSAKRRRRNLPGTPDPDAEVIALSPKTLMATNRFVCEICNKGFQRDQNLQLHRRGHNLPWKLKQRANKHQIKKKVYICPEKTCVHHEPGRALGDLTGIKKHFSRKHGEKKWKCDKCSKKYAVQSDWKAHSKTCGTREYKCDCGTLFPRKDSFIKHRAFCDALAEESAVATNNLNLRNDFDGNMMNQGENSLSVDQNQQKPRLSLWLDQANSQLNHIDHNSNTMFMPSSTGLTDMIQMASNVLFGSNSSMGNKANTATMADSLASTLYSDSQNSGMSATALLQKAAQIGSTKSSSTFFGNTVGVMNSSSPSASSTNTLPYGPPQTELHQVFGENPAGAMMNFNNNLGNAAQGANSVSLHSGLHGFTRDFLGMGGDGGGTFLPQELAKFASMSPAMGLTHFTTNHY, encoded by the exons ATGATGTCTGGTGCCCCCAATTCCCAAACAAACCCTAACTCCAAACCCCCTTCTTCTGCAAAAAGGCGACGACGAAATCTTCCCGGCACACCAG ATCCAGATGCAGAAGTTATCGCTCTTTCTCCAAAGACACTTATGGCGACCAACCGATTCGTCTGCGAAATCTGCAACAAAGGTTTCCAGCGAGACCAGAATCTCCAGCTGCACAGAAGAGGCCACAATCTACCGTGGAAGCTCAAGCAAAGAGCTAACAAGCATCAAATCAAGAAGAAGGTTTACATCTGCCCGGAGAAGACCTGCGTCCACCACGAGCCTGGCCGGGCCCTCGGCGACCTCACCGGAATCAAAAAGCACTTCAGCCGAAAGCACGGCGAGAAAAAATGGAAGTGCGACAAATGTTCTAAGAAATACGCAGTTCAATCCGATTGGAAGGCTCACTCCAAGACGTGTGGTACCAGAGAGTACAAGTGCGACTGTGGAACTCTCTTTCCCAG AAAAGACAGTTTCATCAAGCACCGCGCCTTTTGCGACGCCTTGGCGGAGGAGAGCGCCGTCGCAACCAACAATTTGAACTTGAGAAATGATTTCGATGGGAATATGATGAATCAGGGAGAAAATTCGTTATCGGTGGATCAGAATCAGCAGAAGCCGAGGCTGTCGCTTTGGTTGGATCAAGCCAATTCTCAGCTCAATCACATTGATCATAATTCAAATACTATGTTTATGCCTTCATCGACCGGTTTGACGGATATGATTCAGATGGCGTCGAACGTTCTTTTCGGCTCGAATTCATCCATGGGAAACAAAGCAAACACGGCGACGATGGCGGATTCCCTGGCTTCGACTCTCTACTCAGATAGCCAAAACTCGGGCATGTCGGCGACGGCGCTGCTGCAGAAGGCCGCTCAGATAGGGTCCACGAAGAGCAGCTCGACGTTCTTCGGCAACACGGTCGGAGTGATGAACTCGTCTTCGCCATCGGCGTCGTCCACCAACACATTGCCGTACGGCCCTCCGCAGACCGAGCTGCATCAGGTGTTTGGGGAGAATCCCGCGGGGGCGATGATgaatttcaacaacaatctcGGCAACGCCGCACAGGGGGCTAATTCGGTGAGCTTGCATTCGGGATTGCATGGTTTCACGAGGGATTTTCTAGGAATGGGCGGAGACGGCGGAGGGACATTTTTGCCGCAGGAGCTGGCTAAGTTCGCTTCGATGAGTCCGGCAATGGGGCTTACCCACTTCACTACCAATCACTACTAG